One stretch of Athene noctua chromosome 27, bAthNoc1.hap1.1, whole genome shotgun sequence DNA includes these proteins:
- the PGPEP1 gene encoding pyroglutamyl-peptidase 1: MEKPRRAVVVTGFGPFGEHAVNASWIAVQELEKLGLRDDVDLHVYEVPVEYQTVQRLIPALWKKHSPQLVVHVGVSGMATTVTLEKCGHNVGYKGLDNCRFCPGSQCCVEGGPECIDSIIDMDTVCKRVSALGLDVTVTISKDAGRYLCDFTYYTSLYQSRGRSAFVHVPPLGKPYTAEQLGRALQAIIEEMLDVLEHSEDKINCQHEH; encoded by the exons GGTTTGGTCCGTTTGGAGAGCACGCTGTTAACGCCAGTTGGATTGCAGTTCAG GAGTTGGAGAAGCTAGGACTGCGAGATGACGTGGATCTGCATGTCTATGAAGTCCCAGTTGAATACCAGACAGTGCAAAGACTCATTCCTGCATTATGGAAAAAACACAGTCCACAA TTGGTGGTTCATGTGGGTGTTTCGGGTATGGCTACGACTGTAACTCTGGAGAAGTGTGGCCATAACGTAGGTTATAAAGGCTTGGACAACTGCCGTTTCTGCCCGGGCTCTCAGTGTTGTGTTGAAGGTGGCCCAGAATGCATCGATTCCATTATCGACATGGACACCGTTTGCAAGAGAGTCTCAGCGTTGGGGCTGGATGTGACTGTCACCATATCTAAGGACGCCGGCAG ATACCTCTGTGACTTCACTTACTACACTTCCTTATACCAGAGCCGTGGGAGGTCAGCTTTTGTTCATGTGCCTCCGCTGGGAAAACCATATACCGCAGAACAGCTGGGTCGGGCGCTACAGGCTATAATAGAAGAAATGCTTGATGTTTTGGAGCATTCTGAAGACAAAATCAATTGTCAGCATGAACACTGA